Below is a window of Paludisphaera borealis DNA.
CGCTTTGCCGGGTCCGGCCAAGGGCAGTACACTGGAAAGGCGACGTCGCATGTTTCTCAGCGACCACAGAGCGCATGCATGTTGAGTTCCGCTCGCACGGCCTGGCCTGAGCTTGAACCGGCCGGGACGCCCGCGTCGCCGCCTCGATCCCTTGGGATCGTTCCTGGTTCTGGCGTTACGGATAGGTCGATCATATGAAGTCGTTCTTGGACGCATGTCGAATGCCCGAGCCTCTCCAACTCGCCGTCGAGGCGGAGGGGATGCAGGAGACTGGCGTGCGGCTTTTGCATCAGCCCTTCGCCCTGATCGGCCGCGACCAGCGAGCCGACGTGCCGCTCGACCACCGACTGGTGAGCCGTCGTCACGTTTATCTTCAGGTCGTCGAAGGGCATGTATTCTGGGTCGACCTGGAAAGCCGGCTCGGAACCTTGGGCTCGGGACGACCTCGAAAGTTCGGCTGGCTCGACGTCGACGAGACGATGCGGATCGGCCCCTACGAGATTCGACGCCTCGTCGGCGGACGTCCGATCCACCACGACGCCGCGCACCACCCCTTGCCCGACGCGGTTCCGCTGGTGGCGAAATCGTACGGGCCGTCGCCCTGGCCCGAGGTGGCCCTCGAGTTCCTCAACGGCCCCTCCCGGTCCGCCGTCTGGCCGATGAATCGGGTCATGTCGCTGGTCGGATCGGCCAGCGGCTGCAAGTTCCGGCTCGCCGATCCCAGCGTCTCGCCCTTCCATTGCAGCCTGCTGCGGACGTCGGTGGGACTCTGGCTCATCGATCTCCTCGGCAGCGACGGCGTCGCGGTTAACAATGCCTCGGTGCGCTACGCGCTCCTGGCCGACGGCGACCTGCTCAAGATCGGCCGGTATCGGATTCGCGTCCGGAGCCGCTTCTTCGACGACGAATCTCGCTCTGATCACCCTGGCGCGATCACGGCTTCTCCTCACCGACCTTCCAGCCACGTTCTTTCCCTCCGCGAGCCCTCGGCCGCCCATGCGGCGCCAGCCGACGCCGTGGAGTTTCCTGCGCTGGGGAGGCCCTCGACTGCGATCTCGCCGCTTTCCTTCGGGCCGCAGATCGCCCGAGCCGAGTTGGTGCCCACGGCTGGCACCGGCTTCTATCCGGCCGGAAGCGAGAAGGCGGAGGTTGAAGCGGCGGTGCTGGTCCCCCTGATGAACCAGTTCGGGATGATGCAGCAGCAGATGCTCGACCAGTTCCAGAACGCGATGGGGATGCTCGTGGAGATGTTCGGCTCGCTCCAGCGCGAGCAGATGGACCTGATCCGCCAGGAGCTCGATCAGCTTCGGGAGGTGACCCGCGAGTTCCAGGAGGTCAAGCTCGAACTGGCGGCCTACACGCGGGATCGAGCCCAGGCGGAGGCTGCGGCTGAGGCGGCCGCCGCCGCTGTCCCCTCGGCCCTGACGGCGAAGGTGAAACCGCTTGTTGCCCAGCCCCAGGAGGTGAGGACGCCCGCCGCCGCGTCGAGCGCGCCCGCTCCAACCGCGTCTCCAAGTCCGGGTCGGTCACCCGCCGCCTCGCTGGCTTCGGCGACTTCGCCCTTGGACGCCTCTCCCTCGGCTGCGACGTCGGCCATGACCTCGCCCGCCAGCATTCCCAAGAAGCGGCCCGGGGAGGGGTCAGGGGTCGACAACGAGCGCGACGTCATGCTCTGGCTCAACCAGCGGGTCGTCACGCTTCAGAACGAGCGCGAGACCCGCTGGCAAAAGATTCTGAAACTGCTCCCCGGCGCCTCCTGAGGGAGACTCGTTCGGCTTCGAAAAGCGAAAGGCTTCTGGACCGGTTCGGTCCAAAAGCCAGGCGGGTGGGACAGGGGGAGTGCGAGGCCCGGACGGCTTGCCTTCAGCAGGCACCCCGGCCGACGATCACCACCACGAAGGTCCGCAGGATGATCCAGAGGTCCCGACCCAGCGACCAGTTCTCGACGTAATCCAGGTCGAGTTCGATCATCCGGGAGTAGTCGACGGAGCTGCGCCCGCCGACTTGCCACGGTCCGGTCAGACCGGGCAGGACCTGCAAGCGACGGCGGTAGGCCTCGGGATTCAAGGATTGAAGCAGCTCGCTGTCGCGAATCTGGAGGGGGCGCGGGCCGACCACGCTCATTTCACCGCGGAGGATGTTGATCAACTGCGGCAGTTCGTCAAGGCTCGAGCGTCGCAGGAAGCGCCCCAAGGGGGTGACCCGCGGGTCGTTTTCCATTTTGAAGAGGACGCCGCCGTGCGATTCGTTGGCGGTTTCCAGCGCGTCGAGCTTCTGCTCGGCGTCGACGACCATGGTCCGGAACTTGATCACCCAGAAGAGCCGCCCCCGATGGCCCCGCCTGAGCTGGCGGAAAAAGATCGGGCCGGGCATTTTCAGGTGGATCAAGAGGGCGACGGCGAGCATCACCGGCGCCAGGAAGAGAAGCCCGATCAAGGCTCCGGCGACGTCGATCGTTCGCTTCACGGCGAACTGGAACGCCTCGACCGTGAGCCAAGCTGGCCGAAGCGAGAGTGAAGCCTGCAACGGGAGCTCATCCTGAGTGATCATCGTCGTCTCATACGGCTCTGAGGGCAAAGACGTCGGCGACAATGGAGACAGGGAGTTCATCGGTGCGGAATCTCCGTTGTGGGATGCCTGGCTGATGTTCTCGGAGGCTACGCGTCACTTGCGGCGGTGGCCACGAATCACTGTTTCGACAACGTCTACAGGTCTGGAACAGGCACAGGGGGGAGTTAATCAGGCACAGCTTAGCATGGGGTCTTCAAATCGTCAACCATTGTGTCGTGCGGC
It encodes the following:
- a CDS encoding FHA domain-containing protein, translating into MPEPLQLAVEAEGMQETGVRLLHQPFALIGRDQRADVPLDHRLVSRRHVYLQVVEGHVFWVDLESRLGTLGSGRPRKFGWLDVDETMRIGPYEIRRLVGGRPIHHDAAHHPLPDAVPLVAKSYGPSPWPEVALEFLNGPSRSAVWPMNRVMSLVGSASGCKFRLADPSVSPFHCSLLRTSVGLWLIDLLGSDGVAVNNASVRYALLADGDLLKIGRYRIRVRSRFFDDESRSDHPGAITASPHRPSSHVLSLREPSAAHAAPADAVEFPALGRPSTAISPLSFGPQIARAELVPTAGTGFYPAGSEKAEVEAAVLVPLMNQFGMMQQQMLDQFQNAMGMLVEMFGSLQREQMDLIRQELDQLREVTREFQEVKLELAAYTRDRAQAEAAAEAAAAAVPSALTAKVKPLVAQPQEVRTPAAASSAPAPTASPSPGRSPAASLASATSPLDASPSAATSAMTSPASIPKKRPGEGSGVDNERDVMLWLNQRVVTLQNERETRWQKILKLLPGAS
- a CDS encoding sugar transferase: MITQDELPLQASLSLRPAWLTVEAFQFAVKRTIDVAGALIGLLFLAPVMLAVALLIHLKMPGPIFFRQLRRGHRGRLFWVIKFRTMVVDAEQKLDALETANESHGGVLFKMENDPRVTPLGRFLRRSSLDELPQLINILRGEMSVVGPRPLQIRDSELLQSLNPEAYRRRLQVLPGLTGPWQVGGRSSVDYSRMIELDLDYVENWSLGRDLWIILRTFVVVIVGRGAC